In a single window of the Deltaproteobacteria bacterium genome:
- a CDS encoding exodeoxyribonuclease VII small subunit, whose protein sequence is MAREKFEDTLRKLEELLRKMEGGDLALEESLKAFEEGIRLSRLCTERLDEAERRVEILLREDDKAVIKPFAGEASED, encoded by the coding sequence ATGGCCAGGGAAAAATTTGAAGATACGTTAAGAAAATTGGAAGAACTCTTGAGAAAAATGGAAGGCGGGGATCTGGCCCTGGAAGAGTCTCTGAAGGCCTTTGAGGAGGGCATCCGACTATCCCGCCTTTGTACGGAAAGGTTGGACGAAGCGGAGCGGCGGGTGGAGATTCTGCTCCGGGAAGATGACAAGGCGGTCATAAAACCTTTTGCGGGAGAGGCAAGTGAAGACTGA
- a CDS encoding 5-formyltetrahydrofolate cyclo-ligase, producing MLDEDKKKIRKDILTVRNALPRTEREAMSRIICSNFTNLSPLSDCASVMIFLSFGSEINTDYIIEWLWKQKKRVLVPLCKPETRGMDIFSIANFADLETGYFGIREPKRGLRPLVAREVIDLVAVPAVAFDRRGYRVGYGGGYYDRFLAGMDVPTIGLAFDCQIITTAPVEKYDLAVQGIITEKEYINVGL from the coding sequence ATGCTGGACGAGGATAAAAAAAAGATCAGAAAAGATATCCTGACCGTGAGAAATGCCTTGCCACGGACAGAGCGGGAAGCGATGAGCCGGATAATATGCAGTAATTTTACTAATTTGTCGCCGCTCTCGGATTGTGCGTCTGTCATGATTTTTTTAAGTTTCGGCAGTGAAATCAATACGGATTACATTATCGAGTGGTTGTGGAAACAGAAAAAAAGGGTTTTGGTCCCCTTGTGTAAACCGGAGACACGGGGGATGGATATTTTTTCCATCGCCAACTTTGCCGATCTGGAAACGGGATATTTCGGCATTCGCGAACCTAAAAGGGGCTTGCGCCCTCTTGTCGCCAGGGAGGTCATTGATCTTGTGGCAGTTCCGGCCGTGGCATTTGACAGGCGGGGATACCGCGTCGGGTACGGCGGCGGCTATTACGATAGATTTCTGGCCGGCATGGATGTTCCCACGATCGGGCTGGCGTTTGACTGCCAGATCATTACGACAGCCCCGGTGGAGAAATACGATCTGGCGGTACAGGGTATTATAACTGAAAAAGAATATATTAACGTGGGGTTATAA
- a CDS encoding DedA family protein: MEWITWLIDVFLHLDRYLDMIIKYFGLWTYLIVFLVIFCETGLVVTPILPGDSFLFALGTIAALGSLEIRLLMIVLIVAAIAGDSVNYTLGKFFGPRVFHQPGGRFFKREYLDKTHKFYEKHGGKTIFLARFIPIIRTFAPFVAGIGSMQYRRFLFYNISGGVAWTVFFALGGYYFGNIPLVKRNFTIVIMAIIIISILPGIIEFFRQRRASAVS; the protein is encoded by the coding sequence ATGGAATGGATTACCTGGTTAATTGATGTATTTCTACACCTTGATCGGTACTTGGACATGATCATTAAATATTTTGGCCTCTGGACGTATCTTATTGTTTTCTTAGTCATTTTTTGCGAAACTGGCCTTGTTGTGACGCCAATTCTTCCGGGCGACTCCTTCCTTTTTGCCCTCGGTACGATTGCCGCCCTGGGCAGCCTGGAAATCAGACTGCTCATGATAGTCCTGATCGTGGCGGCAATTGCCGGAGATTCGGTCAACTATACCCTGGGTAAATTTTTTGGTCCCCGCGTCTTTCATCAACCGGGCGGACGATTTTTCAAACGGGAATACCTCGATAAAACTCATAAATTCTATGAAAAGCACGGCGGCAAGACCATTTTTCTGGCCCGCTTCATCCCGATTATCCGCACCTTTGCCCCTTTTGTGGCCGGCATTGGGAGCATGCAATACCGTCGTTTCCTGTTTTACAATATTTCCGGCGGAGTCGCCTGGACTGTTTTTTTTGCCCTCGGCGGCTACTACTTTGGCAATATCCCCCTGGTAAAACGTAATTTCACGATAGTGATCATGGCGATAATAATTATTTCCATCCTTCCGGGGATCATTGAATTCTTTCGTCAGCGCAGGGCATCCGCAGTATCATAG
- a CDS encoding TerC family protein, whose translation MDTGTIVTGFNGPFIFAFLSIILINLILSGDNAVVIAMAVRSLPAKQRRLGIAFGTAAAVVLRIGLTFIAAKLLTVQGLKLGGGILIAYVAVKLFVEGAPDEKLSEGAGTLKQAIITIIIADLVMSLDNILGVAGACKGNLPLLIFGLGLSIPFVVFTSGLLTTLMDKYSAIVYIGAMILGRVAGDMIMTDPYTERVLHPGKFAEYAVQIIFAVGVIIVGKLWMKWKIKREEQHSTE comes from the coding sequence ATGGATACTGGCACTATAGTAACTGGCTTCAATGGGCCCTTCATTTTTGCGTTCCTGAGCATTATCCTTATTAACTTGATCCTGTCGGGCGATAATGCGGTTGTCATCGCCATGGCGGTCCGTTCTCTTCCCGCTAAACAGCGGAGGCTCGGCATCGCGTTCGGCACCGCGGCGGCGGTAGTTCTAAGGATAGGTCTTACGTTTATTGCAGCAAAGTTGCTCACAGTACAGGGGCTTAAGCTCGGTGGCGGCATCCTCATCGCCTATGTCGCCGTCAAACTCTTCGTGGAGGGTGCACCTGACGAGAAGCTTTCAGAAGGAGCCGGCACGCTCAAACAGGCAATCATAACAATCATCATTGCTGACCTTGTCATGAGCCTCGATAACATTCTTGGTGTAGCGGGCGCCTGTAAGGGCAACCTGCCCCTTCTTATCTTCGGATTGGGGTTGAGCATTCCCTTTGTGGTTTTTACGAGTGGCCTTCTCACCACGCTTATGGACAAGTACTCCGCTATAGTCTATATCGGCGCAATGATACTGGGAAGAGTAGCGGGTGATATGATAATGACTGATCCTTACACCGAAAGGGTTCTTCATCCGGGTAAGTTTGCTGAATATGCCGTGCAGATTATTTTTGCGGTTGGTGTTATTATTGTGGGCAAACTCTGGATGAAGTGGAAGATAAAAAGAGAAGAACAACATTCTACCGAATGA
- a CDS encoding cytidylate kinase-like family protein, which yields MPILTISRQHGSTGKEIGMEIAKDMGYEYIAHERMIQDLQEGGNDWQQLIMEFEEHDPTIWERHDWGFKAFIAIVHSLILKYALKDNVVIIGRGANFLLENVPYALRVRFEAPLDKRIKYIMDREDIDERTAKWFIQKMDKESCGYVKAVFRKSWDDPRSYDLVINTAAQSKDLIIKAIKDAIAGKNRYNTEENRKIMKLWSVAADIRAGILTNAKIHSPTLQVEPVGEAIVLRGLTHSPKEHNAIEAEAKRLAGNIPIKCLLYYR from the coding sequence ATGCCAATTCTAACCATATCAAGGCAACATGGAAGTACCGGTAAAGAGATAGGGATGGAGATAGCCAAGGACATGGGTTACGAATACATAGCCCACGAGAGGATGATCCAGGATCTGCAAGAGGGCGGAAACGATTGGCAACAGCTGATCATGGAATTCGAGGAACACGATCCGACTATATGGGAAAGGCACGACTGGGGCTTCAAGGCCTTCATTGCCATTGTACACAGCCTTATTCTGAAATATGCGCTCAAGGACAACGTGGTCATAATTGGGAGAGGCGCCAATTTTCTCCTGGAGAACGTGCCGTATGCCCTTAGAGTCCGTTTTGAGGCCCCTCTGGACAAACGGATCAAATATATTATGGATAGAGAGGACATTGATGAGCGAACAGCAAAGTGGTTCATCCAAAAGATGGATAAGGAAAGCTGCGGATACGTGAAGGCCGTTTTTAGAAAGAGTTGGGATGACCCAAGATCATACGACCTCGTCATTAATACGGCAGCTCAATCTAAAGACTTAATTATAAAGGCGATAAAGGATGCCATAGCCGGGAAGAATCGGTACAACACAGAAGAAAACCGCAAAATCATGAAGCTATGGTCAGTTGCAGCAGATATACGGGCTGGCATCCTGACAAATGCAAAGATTCACTCCCCTACCCTGCAGGTCGAGCCTGTAGGAGAAGCCATAGTGCTGCGGGGTTTGACACACAGTCCGAAGGAACATAACGCAATCGAGGCGGAAGCCAAGAGGCTGGCCGGGAACATCCCTATAAAATGTTTGCTCTATTACCGCTGA
- a CDS encoding polyprenyl synthetase family protein, with translation MKTEVAFCLEDYLKTKKQIIDAALEQYLPGPANYPPVIFEAMRYSLMAGGKRIRPVLCLATLEALGAESLQGSVLPVACALEMIHTYSLIHDDLPAMDDDDRRRGIPTSHKVFGEDIAILAGDALLTEAFCLLSKRELMAGIPPERILAVIHEIATAAGCFGMIGGQVVDVRSEGMAVDEETLYYIHTHKTGAMIVASIRAGALLAGAGPEALAALSRYGYNIGLIFQIADDILNVEGDRSATGKSTGSDASRGKVTFPAVFGLDRSREKALALAEQALQSLSGFDGRTEPLRMLVRHIIERKT, from the coding sequence GTGAAGACTGAGGTCGCTTTTTGCCTGGAGGATTATCTCAAGACAAAAAAGCAGATTATTGACGCTGCCCTGGAACAATACCTGCCCGGTCCGGCGAATTACCCGCCCGTAATTTTTGAAGCCATGCGGTACAGTCTGATGGCGGGTGGCAAACGCATCCGGCCGGTCCTGTGCCTGGCCACGCTGGAAGCCCTCGGAGCGGAAAGTCTCCAGGGCTCGGTTTTGCCCGTGGCCTGCGCGCTGGAGATGATTCATACCTACTCCCTGATCCATGATGATCTGCCCGCGATGGACGATGATGATCGCCGCCGGGGCATACCGACGAGCCACAAGGTGTTCGGCGAGGATATTGCCATTCTGGCCGGAGACGCCCTCCTGACGGAGGCCTTTTGCCTCCTGTCCAAAAGGGAACTTATGGCCGGGATTCCTCCGGAAAGAATTCTGGCGGTCATACATGAAATCGCGACAGCCGCGGGTTGTTTCGGCATGATCGGGGGGCAGGTAGTTGACGTAAGATCCGAGGGAATGGCGGTGGACGAGGAGACCCTGTATTACATTCATACCCATAAAACGGGGGCGATGATCGTGGCCTCAATCAGGGCGGGCGCATTACTGGCGGGCGCCGGGCCGGAGGCGCTGGCTGCCCTTTCCCGCTACGGTTACAATATCGGCCTGATATTTCAAATCGCCGACGATATTCTTAATGTGGAAGGCGACAGATCCGCGACCGGCAAGAGCACCGGCAGTGATGCTTCCCGCGGCAAGGTAACCTTCCCTGCCGTTTTCGGACTGGACAGGTCACGGGAAAAAGCCCTCGCTCTGGCAGAGCAGGCTTTACAGTCACTGTCCGGCTTTGACGGGCGTACCGAGCCGCTGCGCATGCTGGTCAGGCACATCATAGAGAGAAAAACATAA
- a CDS encoding TlyA family RNA methyltransferase — protein sequence MNSKVRLDNLLVQKGMAPSLERAQALIMAGSVLVKESVVDKAGALVSPEAAIRIKGADLTYVSRGGVKLKGALDNFRIAVRDLVVLDVGASTGGFTDCLLQEGAAKVYALDVSYGQLAWKLRDDPRVVPIERANIRYFTGEGIAENIGLATIDASFISLTLVIPAVLKLIAADASVLALIKPQFEVGKNEVGRRGVVNDPALHRRVIEEITGFCQENDLEVAGVCESKLAGPAGNKEFFIHARR from the coding sequence ATGAATAGCAAGGTAAGGTTAGACAACCTGCTGGTGCAAAAAGGAATGGCGCCGAGCCTGGAGAGGGCGCAGGCGCTGATTATGGCCGGCAGCGTGCTCGTAAAAGAAAGCGTGGTGGATAAGGCTGGCGCTCTTGTGTCTCCGGAAGCAGCAATCCGGATCAAGGGAGCTGATCTTACCTATGTAAGCCGAGGAGGCGTGAAGCTGAAGGGCGCTCTGGATAACTTTCGCATCGCCGTCCGCGATCTGGTCGTTCTCGATGTAGGTGCTTCCACGGGCGGATTTACTGATTGTCTGTTGCAGGAAGGGGCAGCCAAGGTTTACGCCCTGGATGTCAGCTACGGCCAACTGGCCTGGAAACTAAGAGATGACCCCCGGGTAGTGCCCATCGAGAGGGCCAATATCCGTTATTTTACGGGTGAAGGCATCGCGGAAAACATCGGTTTGGCCACGATTGACGCCTCCTTCATTTCTCTTACGCTCGTAATCCCTGCCGTGCTGAAACTTATCGCGGCCGATGCCTCGGTACTGGCTTTGATCAAACCGCAGTTCGAGGTGGGCAAAAATGAGGTGGGCCGGCGCGGGGTGGTGAATGATCCTGCCCTGCATCGCCGGGTCATCGAAGAAATTACCGGTTTCTGTCAGGAAAATGATCTTGAGGTTGCCGGCGTCTGTGAGTCAAAACTGGCCGGGCCGGCCGGCAACAAGGAGTTTTTTATCCATGCCCGTAGATAA
- the dxs gene encoding 1-deoxy-D-xylulose-5-phosphate synthase: MKKAPLLKETASERKLLPNVNYPNDIKHLSLPELNALATEIRSMIIETVSRRGGHLASSLGAVELTMALHYVFNTPQDKLIWDVGHQTYAHKILTGRREKFDTLRQKDGLSGFPKREESVYDVFNVGHSGTSISAAAGIAEAGHLQGSDFKTVVIIGDGSMSAGMAFEGLNWVGDRKKDLIIVLNDNELSISPNVGALSSYLNRIMTGHTVTRLKSEFKNFLKSIPTIGEPMFRFTRQIEESLKAFVVPGLLFEELGFTYVGPLEGHRLDHLIKNLDNVKHLRGPVLVHVITKKGKGYHFSENDPLRFHGIAPFHIETGEDLADRTIPVPPSYTRVFGETLVKLATDDERIVAITAAMCEGTGLDKFAKKFPARFFDVGIAEQHAVTFAAGLATQSLLPVVAIYSTFLQRSYDQIIHDVCLQKLPVVFALDRGGLVGEDGATHHGIFDYAFLRSIPNIVVMAPKDENELQHMLITALQCGYPASIRYPRGHGIGVAMDEAPRVLRLGGGEVLATGSDLAIFAIGACVYPALQAAAALLKEGISITVVNARFVKPLDEQLLCDTALSVSRVLTVEENVLMGGFGSAVLELFESRGIRNVQVRRLGIRDAFVEHATQRELRSMCGIDEEGICAAIRQMMRDE; the protein is encoded by the coding sequence ATGAAAAAGGCGCCCCTGTTAAAAGAGACGGCAAGCGAGAGAAAATTATTGCCGAACGTAAATTATCCCAACGATATAAAACACTTGAGTCTGCCGGAGTTGAATGCCCTGGCCACCGAGATCAGGAGCATGATTATTGAAACTGTTTCCCGCCGGGGCGGTCATCTGGCTTCGTCGCTCGGCGCGGTGGAACTGACCATGGCCCTGCACTATGTATTTAATACGCCGCAGGATAAGCTGATCTGGGATGTCGGCCATCAGACCTATGCCCACAAGATATTGACCGGCAGAAGGGAAAAGTTCGACACTCTCCGGCAAAAAGACGGCCTGAGCGGCTTTCCCAAGCGGGAAGAGAGTGTCTATGATGTCTTCAACGTGGGACATAGCGGCACTTCCATCTCGGCGGCGGCCGGCATTGCGGAGGCCGGCCATCTGCAAGGCAGTGACTTTAAGACGGTGGTCATCATTGGCGATGGCTCCATGTCGGCGGGGATGGCCTTTGAAGGCTTGAACTGGGTCGGGGATCGCAAGAAAGACTTGATCATCGTCCTTAATGACAATGAACTTTCCATTTCCCCTAATGTCGGCGCCCTGTCTTCTTATCTGAATCGCATTATGACCGGCCATACGGTCACCAGGTTGAAGTCGGAGTTTAAAAATTTTCTTAAATCCATTCCTACCATCGGGGAGCCCATGTTCAGGTTTACCCGGCAAATAGAGGAATCCTTGAAGGCCTTCGTGGTCCCGGGGCTACTTTTTGAGGAGTTGGGATTTACCTATGTGGGTCCCCTGGAAGGACACCGTCTGGATCACCTGATCAAAAACCTCGATAACGTTAAACATTTGCGGGGTCCTGTCCTCGTGCACGTGATCACGAAGAAGGGGAAAGGCTATCATTTTTCCGAAAACGATCCGTTGCGCTTTCACGGCATCGCGCCTTTCCATATCGAGACGGGGGAGGACCTTGCCGACCGGACTATCCCTGTGCCACCTTCCTATACCAGGGTTTTTGGCGAGACCCTCGTCAAGCTGGCCACGGATGATGAGCGGATTGTCGCCATTACGGCCGCCATGTGCGAAGGTACGGGTCTGGATAAATTCGCGAAAAAATTCCCCGCGCGGTTCTTTGACGTGGGGATCGCGGAACAACATGCGGTGACCTTCGCTGCCGGCCTGGCGACCCAATCCTTGCTTCCCGTCGTGGCCATCTATTCCACTTTTCTGCAAAGGTCTTACGACCAGATCATCCATGATGTCTGCCTGCAAAAGCTGCCGGTAGTGTTTGCCCTGGACCGGGGCGGCCTGGTGGGTGAAGATGGCGCCACGCATCACGGGATCTTTGATTATGCATTTTTACGCTCCATTCCCAATATCGTTGTCATGGCGCCCAAGGACGAAAATGAACTCCAGCACATGCTCATAACCGCCTTGCAGTGCGGCTACCCGGCCTCCATTCGCTATCCGCGCGGTCATGGCATTGGTGTAGCCATGGACGAGGCGCCCCGGGTATTGAGGCTGGGGGGGGGAGAGGTTCTGGCCACGGGTTCCGATCTGGCTATTTTTGCGATCGGGGCCTGCGTCTATCCGGCCTTGCAGGCAGCGGCGGCGCTCCTCAAAGAAGGCATCAGCATTACAGTCGTCAATGCCCGCTTTGTAAAACCCCTGGATGAGCAGTTGCTCTGCGACACCGCCCTTTCCGTGTCGCGCGTCCTCACGGTGGAAGAAAATGTTTTAATGGGGGGATTCGGCAGCGCCGTGCTGGAACTTTTCGAAAGCCGCGGTATTCGCAACGTACAGGTCAGGCGATTGGGAATCCGGGATGCCTTTGTCGAGCATGCCACCCAGCGGGAATTGCGCAGCATGTGCGGCATTGATGAAGAAGGGATCTGCGCTGCCATTCGGCAAATGATGCGCGATGAATAG
- a CDS encoding sodium ion-translocating decarboxylase subunit beta: MSYNEIWDLLVGTFQTTGLPMLFAAMGWKYVIMWVIGCFFLYMAIAKNFEPLLLLPIGFGIFLVNFPNTPLMGFNEQGVPHLLQFFYKYGILWEVIPCLIFLGLGAMTDFEPLIANPKMLLIGAGAQLGVFVTFTGTILLGFTIKEAASVGIIGGADGPTTIYLTAKLAPHLLSANTLAAYSYMSMVPLIQPPIMRMMTSSKERLIKMKVLRKVSPTEIVLFPIVCSAIIALLVPAVMPLMGMLMFGNLMRVSGVVKRLVDTAAGPMMDMVTIFLGISVGAAMQAEVFLTYKPLVVFGLGLLDFVVCTAGGILTVKIINIFVKEKINPLIGNSGVSALPMAPRVSQLIGRQYDKHNFLLGHAMAACLAGSLGSPAAAGMLLSMFQ, translated from the coding sequence ATGAGTTACAATGAAATTTGGGATTTGTTGGTCGGTACTTTTCAGACTACGGGTCTCCCCATGCTATTTGCGGCTATGGGGTGGAAGTATGTCATAATGTGGGTCATCGGTTGCTTTTTTCTGTATATGGCCATAGCCAAGAATTTTGAGCCGCTTCTCTTGCTGCCGATCGGTTTCGGTATCTTCCTGGTAAATTTTCCGAATACCCCCTTGATGGGGTTCAATGAACAAGGCGTCCCCCATCTGCTGCAATTCTTTTATAAGTACGGAATCTTGTGGGAGGTGATCCCCTGCCTGATCTTCCTCGGTCTCGGGGCCATGACGGATTTTGAGCCGCTGATCGCCAACCCGAAGATGCTCCTGATCGGCGCCGGTGCGCAACTCGGCGTCTTTGTTACCTTTACCGGAACGATTCTGCTTGGGTTCACCATTAAGGAGGCGGCCTCGGTGGGCATTATCGGCGGCGCCGACGGCCCGACGACCATCTACCTTACCGCAAAACTTGCCCCGCACCTTCTCAGCGCGAACACGCTGGCCGCTTACTCTTACATGTCCATGGTGCCGCTCATCCAACCACCGATTATGCGAATGATGACCAGCAGCAAGGAGCGGCTCATCAAGATGAAGGTATTGAGAAAGGTTTCCCCGACGGAAATAGTTCTTTTCCCCATCGTCTGTTCGGCCATCATCGCCCTGCTGGTGCCGGCCGTCATGCCGCTCATGGGCATGCTCATGTTCGGGAACCTGATGCGGGTAAGCGGCGTCGTGAAGCGCCTGGTTGATACCGCGGCCGGCCCCATGATGGACATGGTAACCATTTTTCTCGGCATCAGCGTCGGCGCTGCCATGCAGGCGGAGGTCTTTCTGACGTATAAACCCTTGGTGGTTTTCGGCCTCGGTTTACTCGATTTTGTCGTCTGCACGGCGGGCGGCATTTTGACCGTGAAGATTATCAACATCTTCGTCAAGGAAAAGATCAATCCGCTGATCGGCAATTCAGGTGTTTCTGCCCTCCCGATGGCGCCGCGGGTTTCCCAGTTGATCGGGCGGCAGTATGACAAACACAATTTCCTGCTCGGGCACGCAATGGCAGCTTGCCTGGCCGGTTCCCTCGGCTCGCCTGCTGCAGCAGGCATGCTTCTGTCCATGTTCCAGTAA
- the xseA gene encoding exodeoxyribonuclease VII large subunit, producing the protein MKKVFSVTELNGLIKRLLEESFDLFWVEGEVSNLHRPASGHVYFTLKDENSQIRAVIFRAAIGNRPFARAGMLFDLENGMRIICRARLTVYQPRGDYQLLIDNLEPLGTGALQKAFEQLKARLQVEGLFDAAHKQTPPLLPRRIGVITSPTGAVIRDILNVTRRRFPAVDILIAPVRVQGSEAAGEIIRAIADLQAYGDVEVIILARGGGSLEDLAPFNDEGVARAIFQARIPIVSAVGHETDFTIADFVADLRAPTPSAAAELVVPVQIDLAATVAASRARIINHQLRLLERRREKALYLAGRLPAPGKMIADLCLTVGAGLNRMQAVIDQIQARHRQQMDRASLRLRHISPLGQIGKVRGILVSLRKDIVAAAAAILAESKKRLEAGLIGLDTLSPLAVLSRGYSIARLSPQGIVLKDTQLLTAGANVDVTLAKGGFEAQVTAIYGSEDEWPGKNLKIR; encoded by the coding sequence ATGAAAAAAGTTTTTTCCGTCACAGAATTAAATGGCCTGATCAAACGGCTTCTGGAAGAAAGCTTTGATCTTTTCTGGGTGGAAGGCGAGGTTTCCAATCTGCATCGGCCTGCTTCGGGACATGTGTACTTTACCCTGAAAGACGAGAACAGCCAGATCCGGGCCGTCATCTTTCGCGCCGCCATTGGGAACAGGCCGTTTGCACGGGCCGGGATGTTGTTTGATCTGGAAAACGGGATGAGGATTATCTGCCGCGCCCGGCTGACCGTTTATCAGCCTCGGGGCGATTATCAGCTCCTGATTGATAATCTGGAACCTTTGGGGACAGGCGCCCTCCAGAAGGCTTTCGAACAGTTGAAGGCGCGCCTGCAGGTCGAGGGATTGTTTGATGCCGCTCACAAACAAACGCCGCCCCTGCTGCCCCGACGGATCGGAGTGATTACCTCGCCCACGGGCGCCGTCATCAGGGATATTCTGAATGTTACGCGGCGGCGCTTCCCCGCGGTGGATATCTTAATCGCCCCCGTCCGGGTGCAGGGAAGCGAGGCGGCCGGTGAGATTATCCGGGCCATTGCCGATTTGCAGGCCTATGGCGATGTGGAGGTGATCATTTTAGCGCGTGGCGGCGGTTCACTGGAAGACTTGGCCCCTTTCAACGACGAAGGAGTGGCCCGGGCTATTTTCCAGGCCCGTATCCCCATTGTCTCCGCTGTCGGCCACGAAACGGATTTTACCATAGCTGATTTTGTCGCCGATCTGCGGGCGCCTACTCCCTCTGCCGCCGCGGAGTTGGTTGTGCCGGTGCAGATTGACCTGGCGGCAACTGTGGCCGCCTCGCGGGCGAGGATAATAAATCACCAGTTACGCCTGCTGGAACGCCGCCGCGAAAAGGCGCTTTATCTTGCCGGGCGGTTGCCTGCGCCCGGAAAAATGATAGCAGATCTGTGCTTGACGGTCGGCGCCGGCCTGAACCGTATGCAGGCGGTTATTGATCAGATTCAGGCGCGGCACCGGCAGCAGATGGATCGGGCCTCGTTGCGTCTGCGACATATAAGTCCGCTGGGGCAGATCGGAAAGGTGCGGGGCATCCTGGTCAGTTTGCGGAAAGATATTGTCGCCGCGGCTGCTGCAATTTTGGCGGAAAGTAAGAAACGTCTGGAAGCTGGCTTGATCGGCTTGGATACATTAAGCCCCCTGGCAGTTTTAAGCAGAGGGTACAGTATTGCCAGACTATCACCGCAAGGTATAGTTTTAAAGGATACGCAACTGCTGACGGCCGGCGCCAATGTGGACGTCACGCTGGCAAAGGGTGGTTTTGAGGCGCAGGTTACAGCAATCTACGGGAGTGAGGATGAATGGCCAGGGAAAAATTTGAAGATACGTTAA
- a CDS encoding GGDEF domain-containing protein: protein MTELKKIERKLKESEERFRSLFESSRDAIYIVTGKGSFIDMNQAFVELFGYTRDETLKLNVKTAYLTDEDRERFKQVIKENDFIRDFEIRLKKRDGTVMDCLLTVTCKRDEKGKITQYQGIVRDITERKRTEEAIRHMAFHDALTGLPNRSLFNDRLVMAMAHAERFNEKVAVMMLDLDKFKD from the coding sequence GTGACCGAATTAAAAAAGATTGAAAGGAAACTCAAGGAAAGCGAAGAGCGGTTTCGTTCCCTTTTTGAGAGCTCACGGGATGCAATCTATATTGTTACAGGGAAGGGCAGTTTTATAGATATGAATCAGGCGTTTGTCGAACTATTTGGATATACAAGGGATGAAACCCTGAAACTCAATGTAAAAACCGCTTATTTGACAGATGAGGACCGGGAAAGGTTCAAACAGGTGATTAAAGAGAATGATTTTATAAGGGATTTTGAAATTAGACTGAAAAAAAGGGACGGGACGGTTATGGACTGTCTTTTAACTGTCACATGTAAAAGGGACGAAAAAGGGAAGATTACTCAATACCAGGGGATAGTTCGTGATATCACTGAACGAAAGAGGACGGAAGAGGCAATCAGACACATGGCGTTCCATGATGCCCTGACTGGCCTGCCCAACCGTTCACTCTTTAATGACCGTCTTGTTATGGCAATGGCCCACGCTGAACGCTTTAACGAGAAGGTTGCCGTGATGATGCTTGACCTTGACAAGTTCAAAGAT